The Branchiostoma floridae strain S238N-H82 chromosome 10, Bfl_VNyyK, whole genome shotgun sequence genome has a segment encoding these proteins:
- the LOC118424445 gene encoding coiled-coil domain-containing protein 47-like: MRAVPSAACLVALLLFPLVAIVEPQDEFAEFEDNEFAEFEHVIEDEEEGDFLSIETEDEEEEVLWEDVLDAEFDDGEADVQVEDDEDEFEQFDDEEFEGFDSERTGRKGRSQDPPDLKITNVPYHLRTSWENFYLEILMIGGLLAYAMNYVAGKTKNHKLASAWLTAHKDLLEANFTSVGDDGQGAEVQSGILMKESEHIYSIWCSGRVCCEGMLVEIKLLKRQDLVSVISRMMRPSADLVTVTVDLGVADMDSFVFAVGNKKTIGRLHKDMNDLSLFVPDKRPGEKYGLPSGMAILSESGEVTNAMIDNKMVRVLNNYAEMFDFLHISDQFSGPKVKDGDPQPATKMPDTKKTIIFAFNVPGQGRSSVKDVFSMEPMMKLVFHVLDKVSRFRLSKEAKTKADKTRLKVEESFLKMTHAQRQEAAQARREERRRAEKDRMMAEEDPDRQRKMEEREYRRDMKKKQPKVKQLKVKMG; this comes from the exons ATGCGTGCAGTACCCAGCGCGGCCTGCCTGGTGGCGCTGCTGCTGTTTCCACTGGTCGCCATCGTTGAGCCTCAGGACGAGTTTGCCGAGTTTGAAGATAACGAGTTTGCGGAGTTTGAGCACGTGATCGAGGATGAGGAGGAGGGAGACTTCCTGAGTATCGAGACGgaggatgaagaagaagaggtaCTGTGGgaagat GTTCTGGATGCTGAGTTTGATGATGGGGAGGCTGATGTGCAGGTGGAGGATGATGAGGATGAATTTGAGCAGTTTGATGATGAGGAGTTTGAAGGGTTCGACTCGGAGCGAACCGGACGGAAGGGGCGGAGCCAGGACCCGCCCGACCTCAAGATCACAAAC GTGCCGTACCACCTGCGCACAAGCTGGGAGAATTTTTACCTGGAGATCCTGATGATCGGGGGGCTGCTGGCCTACGCCATGAACTACGTCGCCGGCAAGACCAAGAACCACAAGCTCGCCAGCGCCTG GTTAACAGCACATAAAGACCTGCTGGAGGCAAACTTCACGTCTGttg GGGATGATGGGCAGGGTGCAGAGGTGCAGTCTGGGATACTGATGAAGGAGAGCGAGCACATCTACTCCATCTGGTGCTCGGGGAGGGTCTGCTGCGAGGGGATGCTGGTCGAGATAAAG CTGCTGAAGCGTCAGGACCTGGTGAGCGTGATCTCGCGTATGATGCGCCCGTCAGCCGACCTGGTTACCGTAACCGTGGACTTGGGCGTGGCAGACATGGACAGCTTTGTGTTCGCGGTCGGCAACAAGAAGACGATCGGCCGACTCCACAAGGACATGAACGACCTG AGTCTGTTCGTGCCTGACAAGCGCCCGGGAGAGAAGTACGGTCTCCCGTCCGGCATGGCGATCCTGTCAGAGTCAGGGGAGGTCACCAACGCCATGATCGACAACAAG ATGGTGCGAGTGCTGAATAActatgcagaaatgttcgacTTCCTACACATCTCGGACCAGTTCTCGGGGCCAAAGGTCAAGGACGG TGACCCTCAGCCTGCCACCAAGATGCCTGATACCAAGAAGACCATCATCTTTGCCTTCAATG ttccagggcAGGGCCGCAGCTCAGTGAAGGATGTTTTCTCCATGGAGCCGATGATGAAACTCGTCTTCCACGTTCTGGACAAAGTCTCCCGCTTCCGCCTCAGCAAGGAG GCTAAGACGAAGGCTGACAAGACGCGGCTGAAGGTGGAAGAGTCCTTCCTTAAGATGACGCATGCCCAGCGGCAGGAGGCGGCCCAGGCCCGCCGCGAGGAGCGCCGCCGCGCCGAGAAGGACCGCATGATGGCGGAGGAGGACCCCGACCGCCAGCGCAAGATGGAG GAGCGGGAATATCGCCGAGACATGAAGAAGAAGCAACCCAAGGTCAAGCAGCTGAAGGTCAAGATGGGCTGA